A window of Gambusia affinis linkage group LG03, SWU_Gaff_1.0, whole genome shotgun sequence contains these coding sequences:
- the LOC122827924 gene encoding leucine-rich repeat-containing protein 43-like, which translates to MSSKTLTAAIEKKIRSLCLTDFPCGNGPWRRTKNGPDEAETEPPDVLLDLLRYPSSPWMYNETWSPQASELRELAVKEPKRLSKNFILSYLKTIRITGKNVSCIDKGLLKFSKLEELVLSGNLISEIPAKHLPSTLKILELQANRLTSVSGLASSPPPQLKYLGLGSNSLGSHQDICDLTGRHWPHLACLDLSNCNFQEQQFLIAALETLPCLKTLSLKGNPFTMAPSYPGFTVDSLPELACLDASWLTTEDRYNFFGLARMNELVVDVASVTLSLTRLRGIPDPLMHVDKKVVEFPIVTYKYFISYQFFSHPAADYQGEDGEFKLDTSSHVTEDNSVCPDPGSDRNSGKNDADPDAAVPDAAVPDAADPAVTADVTEQLLLYTTPKLSCIECVDLNYTLTYSISCLGALKKFFIQGLRLDLMEEKTLSWLPPSEEPQQVRASPGKGKKGKNEKNEKKVKTPPKPMNKRRRGPPELIHDPPIRKLLNSVHIPLQSLVHGGQRVKTVCNFGPLHVEPPPKQEEETEKKTKGDKKKDKEAKQKQSKDATPQKSPKGKKKDAKKRDMDEHTILSVPVPPVPVTVELSVELEKWKSAPDAFRVVTDAENS; encoded by the exons ATGAGCTCAAAAACTCTCACTGCTGCGATTGAGAAAAAGATCAGAAGTCTCTGTCTGACTGACTTCCCCTGCGGAAATGGCCCCTGG AGACGGACCAAAAATGGTCCAGATGAAGCGGAAACAGAGCCACCAGATGTCCTGCTGGACCTGCTGAGGTACCCAAGCTCTCCATGGATGTACAATGAAACCTGGAGCCCTCAAGCTTCAGAGCTGAGGGAGCTGGCTGTGAAAGAACCGAAGCGCCTCAGCAAGAATTTCATACTGAGTTACCTTAAAACAATACGAATCACTGGCAAAAAT gtttcATGTATCGACAAAGGCTTGTTGAAGTTCTCAAAGCTGGAGGAACTTGTCCTGAGCGGCAACTTGATCTCAGAAATTCCTGCGAAGCATCTTCCCAGCACGTTGAAG attttGGAGCTGCAAGCAAATCGATTGACTTCGGTGAGCGGCCTCGCAAGCAGTCCGCCTCCTCAGCTGAAGTACCTGGGCCTCGGATCAAACAGCCTGGGTTCCCATCAAGACATCTGCGATCTTACAGGAAGACACTG GCCCCATCTGGCGTGTTTGGACCTCAGCAACTGTAACTTCCAAGAGCAGCAATTTCTGATAGCCGCCTTAGAAACCCTCCCGTGCCTCAAGACCCTGTCGCTCAAGGGCAACCCCTTCACAATGGCGCCATCGTATCCAGGTTTCACTGTGGACAGCCTCCCAGAGCTCGCCTGCTTGGACGCCTCATGGCTCACCACAGAGGATAGGTATAATTTCTTCGGCTTGGCCAGGATGAATG AGCTGGTGGTGGACGTGGCATCAGTCACACTGAGTCTGACCAGGCTGCGGGGTATACCAGACCCGCTCATGCATGTGGATAAAAAGGTTGTTGAGTTTCCAATCGTCACCTACAAATACTTCATCTCATACCAGTTCTTTAGTCATCCCGCGGCTGATTATCAG GGAGAAGACGGAGAATTTAAACTGGACACGTCGTCTCATGTAACAGAGGACAACTCTGTCTGTCCAGACCCGGGATCAGATAGAAACTCTGGGAAAAACGATGCCGACCCGGATGCTGCCGTCCCGGATGCTGCCGTCCCGGATGCTGCTGACCCCGCAGTCACTGCTGATGTTACTGAACAAC TGTTGCTGTACACAACACCAAAACTGTCATGCATCGAGTGCGTGGACTTGAATTACACACTGACATACAGCATCAGCTGCCTGGGAGCCCTGAAGAAATTCTTTATCCAAGGACTTCGTCTCGACCTCATGGAGGAAAAG ACTCTGTCGTGGCTTCCGCCCTCTGAAGAACCCCAGCAGGTCAGAGCCAGCCCAGGTAaagggaagaaaggaaagaatgaaaagaatgaaaagaaa GTTAAAACGCCTCCCAAACCTATGAACAAAAGGAGAAGAGGTCCTCCAGAACTGATCCACGATCCACCCATCAGAAAACTACTCAACTCAGTTCACATCCCTCTGCAAAGCCTGGTCCATGGGGGTCAAAGGGTCAAAACTGTCTGCAACTTTGGTCCGCTGCATGTAGAACCTCCACCGAAACAGGAGGAG gaaactgaaaagaaaacgaAAGGAGACAAGAAAAAGGACaaggaagcaaagcagaaacaaagtaAAGACGCCACACCTCAGAAAAGTCCGAAAG GGAAGAAGAAAGACGCAAAGAAACGTGACATGGATGAACACACAATCCTGTCCGTGCCGGTCCCTCCGGTACCGGTGACTGTGGAGCTGAGTGTGGAGCTGGAGAAATGGAAGTCGGCGCCTGACGCTTTTCGTGTCGTAACGGATGCAGAAAACAGCTAA
- the LOC122827925 gene encoding keratin-associated protein 4-12: CCNSTCCNSTCCNSTCCNSTCCHSTCCNSTPRNSTCCNSTCCNSTCCNSTCCNSTCCHSTCCHSTCCHSTCCNSTCCHSTCCHSTCCNSTCCNSTCCNSTCCNSTCCNS; encoded by the coding sequence tgctgcaattcaacttgctgcaattcaacctgctgcaattcaacctgctgcaattcaacctgctgccattcaacctgctgcaattCAACACCCCGcaattcaacctgctgcaattcaacctgctgcaattcaacctgctgcaattcaacctgctgcaattcaacctgctgccattcaacctgctgccattcaacctgctgccattcaacctgctgcaattcaacctgctgccattcaacctgctgccattcaacctgctgcaattcaacctgctgcaattcaacctgctgcaattcaacctgctgcaattcaacctgctgcaattca